One genomic window of Vicia villosa cultivar HV-30 ecotype Madison, WI unplaced genomic scaffold, Vvil1.0 ctg.001710F_1_1, whole genome shotgun sequence includes the following:
- the LOC131636391 gene encoding agamous-like MADS-box protein AGL80, with protein MARKKVKLAFIMNDAARKTTYKKRKNSVLKKVDELSTLCGIEACAIIYSPYNSQPEIWPSSCGVQNVLSKFKTVSEFGQRHKMVNQETFLKQRVLKAKEQLNKQWRDNKEKEMAMHMFECLNAGKIVSGNMSKVDLNNLSWMIDMNLKDIGRRLDNNTNSQDEFEAALLPPQASASHNEDIEMNNVDIMVNNHGDEPILFDNDVNLENEFWNGIILKEDDWDIMEVVENIKVMICKIVVMARTIG; from the exons ATGGCTAGAAAAAAGGTGAAACTTGCTTTCATCATGAATGATGCAGCAAGGAAAACCACGTACAAGAAAAGGAAGAATAGTGTATTGAAGAAGGTTGATGAACTGAGTACCCTGTGTGGAATTGAAGCTTGTGCTATAATTTATAGCCCTTACAATTCTCAACCTGAGATCTGGCCTTCATCATGCGGAGTTCAAAAtgttctttcaaaattcaagacAGTGTCTGAATTTGGGCAACGCCATAAAATGGTGAATCAAGAGACTTTTTTGAAACAAAGGGTTTTAAAGGCCAAAGAGCAACTAAACAAGCAATGGAGAGACAATAAGGAGAAAGAGATGGCCATGCATATGTTTGAATGTCTCAATGCTGGGAAAATTGTGTCTGGCAATATGTCTAAGGTTGATTTGAATAATTTGTCATGGATGATTGACATGAATTTGAAAGACATTGGTAGAAGGTTGGATAACAATACTAATAGTCAAGATGAATTTGAAGCGGCACTACTACCTCCACAAGCATCAGCATCCCATAATGAAGATATTGAAATGAATAATGTTGATATCATGGTGAATAATCATGGAGATGAACCAATTCTGTTTGATAATGATGTTAATCTTGAAAATGAATTTTG GAATGGTATCATTCTTAAAGAGGATGACTGGGATATTATGGAAGTGGTTGAGAATATTAAAGTCatg ATTTGTAAGATAGTTGTTATGGCAAGAACAATTGGTTAA